From the genome of Triticum aestivum cultivar Chinese Spring chromosome 1A, IWGSC CS RefSeq v2.1, whole genome shotgun sequence:
AATTGGTAAATTTGCGGGTTCAATTCCAGCTGGATGCACACGAACGGGAACATTCCATAAGTCTATTGGAACTGGCTCTCTATCCATGGAATCTCATCCATCATCGATACATAACGAATTGGTATGGATTACTAAGGGGACTAAAGAAACAAGAACAACAACGACTAATTCATCCGCCAATATATTCCCGAAAAGTCGAAAGCTAAGTGATAATGGTTTTGTGAAATCTTCTAGGATGTTAATTGGTAAAAGGATTGGAGTTGGTTTAATATATTTCTCGAAATAGCTCAATCCTTTTTTGCTAAGACCAGCATAAAAATATGCCGCTGACGTGAGTAAAGCTAAAGCAACAGTAGTATTTATATCATTCGTGGGCGCTGCTAATTCCCCATGGGGTAACTCTATAATTTTCCAAGGTAAAAGCGCACCCGACCAattcagaacaaaaataaaaaggaacatAGTTCCAATAAAGGGAACCCAGGGACCATATTCTTCTCCAATCTGAGTTTTGCTCAAGTCTCGAATAAACTCAAGGACATATTCAAAAAAAAGCTGACCGTTGGTCGGGATGGTTTGTGGATTCCGAACAGCTATGACAACTGAACCTAGCAAGATAGTAATTACGACCCAAGAAGTGATGAGTACTTGGGCATGAATTTGGAAACCTCCTATTTGCCAATAGAAGTGTTGGCCTAC
Proteins encoded in this window:
- the LOC123092729 gene encoding ATP synthase subunit a, chloroplastic-like; this translates as MCFLGILNIRLILQVAELRKRWLNQKNSFFEVQFLTEDNMNIIPCSIKTLKGSYNISGVEVGQHFYWQIGGFQIHAQVLITSWVVITILLGSVVIAVRNPQTIPTNGQLFFEYVLEFIRDLSKTQIGEEYGPWVPFIGTMFLFIFVLNWSGALLPWKIIELPHGELAAPTNDINTTVALALLTSAAYFYAGLSKKGLSYFEKYIKPTPILLPINILEDFTKPLSLSFRLFGNILADELVVVVLVSLVPLVIHTNSLCIDDG